One Bacteroidales bacterium genomic region harbors:
- the pyrH gene encoding UMP kinase (Catalyzes the phosphorylation of UMP to UDP), with the protein DEISYDEAYEKKLKIMDLTAFTLCKENNIPTIVFDINKKGSLADIIDGKKVGTLVK; encoded by the coding sequence GACGAAATCTCGTATGACGAAGCGTATGAGAAAAAATTAAAAATAATGGATTTAACTGCTTTTACTCTTTGTAAAGAAAATAATATACCAACCATAGTTTTTGATATTAACAAAAAAGGCAGTTTGGCAGATATAATTGATGGTAAAAAAGTTGGAACGTTAGTAAAA